Proteins encoded in a region of the Limanda limanda chromosome 17, fLimLim1.1, whole genome shotgun sequence genome:
- the LOC133023568 gene encoding neurexophilin-1 — MHPSRGFILLLLNGTACLVALGQEDESSNPKSSSDDSSKTLGLLGEQAPLSPLSRWMLHSKSRAANDTSLELPYRSPLPFSKQEFSKQEFWEMLGSDLLKPDASSSRVKRRPIVKTGKFKKMFGWGDFYSNIKTVRLNLLITGKIVDHGNGTFSVYFRHNSTGQGNISVSLVPPVKAVEFDLERQSVVYPKDSKIFNCRVDYEKVDRSKRTSLCNYDPSKTCFQEQIQSHVSWICSKPFKVICIYISFYSTDYRLVQKVCPDYNYHNEMPYLPSG, encoded by the coding sequence GTGGCCCTGGGTCAGGAAGATGAGTCCTCCAACCCCAAAAGCTCTTCAGACGACTCCTCCAAGACGTTGGGCCTCCTGGGCGAGCAGGCTCCCCTCTCGCCCCTGAGCCGCTGGATGCTTCACAGTAAGAGCAGAGCTGCTAATGACACCTCTCTGGAGCTGCCCTACCGCTCCCCGCTCCCTTTCTCCAAGCAGGAATTTTCTAAACAGGAGTTCTGGGAGATGTTGGGCAGCGACCTGCTCAAGCCAGATGCCTCCAGCTCCAGGGTCAAACGTCGGCCGATTGTTAAGACCGGCAAGTTCAAGAAGATGTTTGGCTGGGGAGACTTCTATTCCAACATCAAGACAGTGAGGCTCAACCTGCTGATCACCGGCAAGATTGTGGACCATGGTAACGGCACGTTCAGCGTATACTTCCGCCATAACTCCACAGGCCAGGGCAACATCTCAGTCAGCCTGGTGCCACCAGTCAAGGCGGTGGAGTTTGACCTGGAGCGCCAGAGTGTGGTCTACCCTAAGGACTCCAAGATCTTCAACTGCCGCGTGGACTATGAGAAGGTGGATCGCAGCAAGCGCACCTCGCTGTGCAACTACGACCCGTCCAAGACCTGCTTCCAGGAGCAGATTCAGAGCCATGTGTCCTGGATTTGCTCCAAGCCTTTCAAGGTCATCTGCATCTATATATCCTTCTACAGTACGGACTACCGCCTGGTGCAGAAGGTTTGCCCGGACTACAACTACCATAACGAGATGCCCTACCTGCCCTCGGGCTAG